A DNA window from Mastomys coucha isolate ucsf_1 unplaced genomic scaffold, UCSF_Mcou_1 pScaffold21, whole genome shotgun sequence contains the following coding sequences:
- the Znf329 gene encoding zinc finger protein 329: MRLKIIAQNAPEEESVSFEVEMEGFTREGSCFPILGDNWDCENHERNLRQSPFIDEKTGDQEANCDHLNLGEHLSTNPALLPSQRVPTTNGFHVHNSDIKTFDCDQTLHSCPQSYTVKGTGDGDACEKATQPSMEVTQLVRNQMRDKPYKYAESVKSLNHFTTALCDKKIKKRSKKFYKGKDFGDILALSSSLNEKRSHSTEKPYKCAECGKCFKRNSSLVLHHRTHTGEKPYTCNDCGKSFSKNYNLIVHRRIHTGEKPYKCSKCGKAFSDGSALTQHQRIHTGEKPYACLDCGKTFNRNSSLILHQRTHTGEKPYRCNECGKPFTDISHLTVHLRIHTGEKPYECSRCGKAFRDGSYLTQHERTHTGEKPFECAECGKSFSRNSHLIVHQKIHSGEKPYECKECGKTFIESAYLIRHQRIHTGEKPYGCNQCRKLFRNIAGLIRHQRIHTGERPYECNQCGKAFRDSSCLTKHQRIHTKETPYQCLKCGKSFRQNTHLVVHQRLHNREGPSQCPHCGKIFRRSWCLARHQRTHLEEQPTEK; this comes from the coding sequence ATGAGACTGAAAATAATAGCTCAGAATGCTCCTGAAGAAGAAAGTGTTTCCTTTGAGGTAGAAATGGAAGGATTTACAAGAGAGGGTTCCTGCTTCCCCATTTTAGGTGATAATTGGGACTGTGAGAACCATGAAAGAAATTTGAGGCAATCTCCTTTCATTGATGAGAAAACAGGGGATCAGGAAGCAAATTGTGACCATCTTAATTTGGGGGAACATTTGAGTACAAACCCAGCCCTTCTACCATCTCAGAGAGTTCCTACGACAAATGGCTTCCATGTTCATAACTCAGATATTAAAACTTTTGATTGTGACCAAACCTTACATAGTTGTCCCCAAAGTTATACAGTTAAGGGAACTGGTGATGGTGATGCTTGTGAAAAAGCCACCCAGCCTTCTATGGAAGTCACTCAACTTGTAAGAAACCAAATGAGAGACAAACCCTATAAATACGCAGAAAGTGTTAAATCTTTAAACCACTTTACCACTGCCCTTTgtgataaaaaaattaagaaaagaagcaagaaattttACAAAGGTAAGGATTTTGGGGACATCTTAGCCCTGAGCTCATCTcttaatgaaaaaagaagtcaTTCTACTGAGAAGCCCTATAAATGTGCTGAATGTGGCAAGTGCTTCAAACGGAACTCTTCTCTTGTTTTACACCATCGAACTCACACTGGTGAGAAACCTTATACCTGTAATGATTGTGGAAAATCATTCTCCAAGAACTACAACTTGATTGTACATCGAAggattcatacaggagagaaaccctataaatGCAGTAAGTGTGGGAAAGCTTTCAGTGATGGATCAGCACTGACGCAACACCAGAGGATTCACACAGGTGAGAAGCCTTATGCGTGTCTAGATTGTGGAAAAACTTTCAACAGAAATTCATCCCTGATTTTGCATCAAAGAACTCACACAGGGGAAAAACCTTATAGATGTAATGAATGTGGGAAGCCCTTCACTGACATCTCTCACCTTACTGTGCATCTCAGAATCCACACAGGTGAGAAGCCCTATGAGTGTAGCAGATGTGGAAAGGCTTTCCGAGATGGCTcatacctcactcagcatgagaggacacacactggagagaagccttttGAATGTGCAGAGTGTGGGAAATCCTTCAGTCGCAACTCTCACCTCATTGTGCATCAGAAAATCCATTCTGgggagaaaccctatgaatgtaaagaGTGTGGGAAAACTTTCATAGAGAGTGCATATCTCATCAGGCATCAGAGGATTCACACTGGGGAGAAGCCTTATGGTTGTAACCAGTGTCGTAAACTCTTCAGGAACATTGCTGGACTTATCCGGCACCAGAGAATTCATACTGGTGAAAGGCCTTATGagtgtaaccaatgtggtaaagctttTAGGGATAGCTCCTGTCTGACCAAGCATCAGAGGATTCACACTAAGGAGACTCCGTACCAGTGTCTGAAGTGTGGAAAGTCCTTCAGGCAGAACACTCACCTGGTAGTACATCAGAGACTTCATAACAGAGAGGGTCCCAGCCAGTGTCCTCACTGTGGGAAAATATTTAGAAGGAGCTGGTGTCTTGCCCGACATCAGAGAACACACCTTGAAGAGCAGCCCACAGAAAAATAA